In Myxococcus xanthus, the genomic window GCCACGAACTTCGACACCTACTTCGTCCCGCAGGGCATCTCCGCGGACCTCATCGCCACCATCGAGGGCTTCACGCGCGAGGACGTGGACCGCTACGCGGCCCGTTCGCAGCAACTGGCGGCCCAGGCGTGGGCCGGCGGGTACTTCAAGAACTCGGTCGTCCCGGTGGTGGACCAGAACGGCCTCACCGTGCTGGACCATGACGAACTCATGCGCCCGGACTCCACCGTGGCGTCGCTCGGCAAGCTCAACCCGTCCTTCTCCGTCATGGGCGAGGCGGGCGGCTTCGACGCGGTGGCCCTGCAGAAGTACCACTTCGTGGAGCGCATCGAGCACGTCCACACGCCGGGCAACTCGTCGGGCATCGTGGACGGCGCGGCGCTGGTGCTCATCGGCTCCGAGCAGGTGGGCAAGTCGCTGGGCCTCACGCCGCGCGCGCGCATCGCCGCGGTGGCCACGTCCGGCTCGGACCCCACCATCATGCTCACCGGCCCGATTCCGGCCACCCAGAAGCTGCTGGAGATTGCGGGCCTGTCGGTGAAGGACATCGACCTGTTCGAACTCAACGAGGCCTTCGCCTCGGTGGTGCTCAAGTACCAGAAGGACCTCGGCATTCCGGACGAGAAGCTGAACGTGAACGGCGGCGCCATCGCCATGGGGCACCCGCTGGGCGCCACGGGCGCGATGATTCTGGGGACGATGGTGGACGAGCTGGAGCGACGCAAGGCGCGCCGCGCGGTCATCACCTTGTGCGTCGGTGGTGGCATGGGCGTGGCCACCCTCATCGAGCGCGTCTGAGCTTCTCTTCCAACACTTCGACAGGATTCGAGCGAACCCCATGAGCGAGCAGAACACCATCCGCTGGGACAAGGACGCCGACGGCATCGTCGTCTTGACGTTGGATGACCCGAACCAGTCCGCGAACACCATGAACGCCGCGTACCTGAAGTCCATGCGCGCGACGGTGGACCGGCTGGTCAAGGAGAAGGACACCGTCGCCGGTGTCATCCTCACCTCCGCGAAGAAGACCTTCTTCGCCGGTGGTGATTTGAAGGACCTGCTGAAGGTGCGCAAGGAGGACGCGAAGCAGGCCTTCGAGCTGGGGCAGGAAATCAAGGCGCAGCTGCGCACGCTGGAGACGCTGGGCAAGCCCGTGGTCGCGGCCATCAACGGCGCGGCGCTGGGCGGCGGGCTGGAGATCGCGCTCGCGTGCCACCACCGCATCATCGCGGACGTGAAGGGTGCCCAGGTGGGCCTGCCGGAAGTCACGCTGGGCCTCTTGCCTGGCGGTGGCGGCGTGGTGCGCACGGTGCGGATGCTGGGCATCGTGGACGCGCTGATGAAGGTGCTGCTCCAGGGCCAGCGCTACCGCCCGCAGGAGGCGAAGGAGGCCGGCCTGGTCCATGAGGTGGTGGACTCCGTGGAGGCGCTGCTGCCCGCGGCCAAGGCGTGGGTGAAGGCCCATCCCACCGCGCAGCAGCCGTGGGACCAGAAGGGCTACAAGATTCCGGGCGGCACGCCGTCGTCTCCGGGGCTGGCGGCGAACCTGCCCGCGTTCCCCGCGAACCTGCGCAAGCAGCTCAAGGGCGCGAACATGCCGGCGCCCCGCGCCATCATGGCCACGGCCGTGGAGAGCACGCAGGTGGACGTGGACACCGCGTTCACCGTGGAGTCGCGCTACTTCACCGAGCTCGTCACCGGGCAGGTCGCGAAGAACATGATTCAGGCGTTCTTCTTCGACATGCAGCACATCAACTCCGGTGGCGGCCGTCCCAAGGGCTACCCGCAGCACACCGCGAAGAAGGTGGGCGTGCTGGGCGCGGGGATGATGGGCGCGGGCATCGCCTACGTCTGCGCCAAGGCCGGCATCGACGTGGTGCTCAAGGACGTGAGCCTCGCGTCGGCGGAGAAGGGCAAGCAGTACTCCGTGAAGCTGGTGGAGAAGGCCATCCAGAAGGGCAAGTCCACGAAGGAGAAGGGGGACGCGCTGCTGGCGCGAATCCACCCCACCACGGACGCCGCCGACCTCAAGGGGTGTGACCTCGTCATCGAGGCCGTGTTCGAGGACGTGAAGCTCAAGCACCAGGTCTTCCAGGAAGTGCAGGACGTGGTCGCCCCGGACGCGGTGCTCGGGTCCAACACGTCCACGCTGCCCATCTCCGTGCTCGCCGAGGGCGTGAAGCGGACGGAGGACTTCGTGGGCATGCACTTCTTCTCGCCCGTGGACAAGATGCCGCTGCTGGAGCTCATCGCGGGCAAGAAGACGAGCGACGCCACGCTCGCGAAGGCCATCGACATCGCGGTGCAGATTGGGAAGACGCCCATCGTCGTCAACGACAGCCGGGGCTTCTTCACCAGCCGCGTCATCGGCACCTTCCTCAACGAGGCCATCGCCATGGTGGGCGAGGGCATCTCGCCCGCCTCCGTCGAGCAGGCCGGCCTCCAGGCGGGCTACCCCGCCGCCCCGCTCCAGTTGGTGGACGAACTCACGCTGACGCTGCCGCGCAAGATTCGTCAGGAGACGAAGGCGGCCATCCTGGCGGAGGGCAAGCCCTGGGTGGAGCACCGCAGCTACGCCGTGATGGACGCGATGATTGACCAGCACCAGCGCAAGGGCCGCTCCACCGGCGGCGGGTTCTACGACTACGTGGACGGCAAGCGCACGGGCCTATGGGCGGGACTGGCGCAGCACTTCACCAAGCCCGGCCACACCATCCCCTTCGAGGACATGAAGGAGCGGATGCTGTTCGCCGAGGCCGTCGACACGGTGCGCTGCTTCGACGAAGGCGTGCTGCGCTCCGCCGCGGACGCGAACATCGGCTCCATCCTCGGCATCGGCTTCCCGGCATGGACGGGCGGCGTGGCGCAGTTCATCAACGGCTATGAGGGCCGGACGGGCAACGGGCCGCGGGGCTTCATTGCCCGCGCGCGGGAGCTCGCGCAGCGCTACGGTGCGCACTTCGAGCCGCCGGCGTCGCTCGTCGAGATGGCCGAAAGAGGCGAATTCTTGAAGTAGCAGCTCACACAAGGAGAGGTCCGATGACGCAGGGCTCCAGCCGTCTCGCCGCCGTTCCACCTTCGTTCGATGCGAAGGCGCTCGTCGAGAAACAGCGAGCCCGTTTCGAGACCCGTGCCACGCTGCCGCTGGCGTGGCGACGGGAGCAGTTGCAGGTACTCGAACGGGCGGCACGCAAGTACGAGGCGGAGATTCTCGCCGCCCTGCAGTCGGACCTCTCCAAGAGCCCCGAGGAGGCCTACCTCACGGAGGTGGGCAGCATCTACGGGGAGCTGAAGGACGCGCTGAAGAACGTGAAGGCGTGGATGGCGCCGCGCAAGGGGGCGGCGCCGCTCGCCATCCAACCCGCGCGCGTCTGGCAGTACTCGGACCCGCTGGGCGTGACGCTCATCATCTCCCCGTGGAACTACCCCTATCAGTTGGCGATTGCTCCGCTCATCGGGGCGCTCGCCGCGGGCTGTACCGCCGTGCTGAAGCCCAGCGAGTTGTCCCCGGCGACGTCCGCCGTGCTCGCGCGGATGCTGAAAGAAGCCTTCCCCGAGGATGTCGTCGCCGTCGTGGAAGGCGGCGCGGAGGAGAGCCGCGCCCTGCTCGACGAGCGCTGGGACCTCATCTTCTTCACCGGCGGTCCCCAGGTGGGCCGGGTGGTGGCGGAAGCCGCGGCGAAGCACCTGACGCCCACCGTGCTGGAGTTGGGCGGCAAGAGCCCCTGCATCATCGACAAGAGCGCGGACCTGGAAGTCACCGCGCGCCGCATTGCCTGGGGCAAGTACCTCAACGCCGGGCAGACCTGCATCGCCCCGGACTACGTGCTCATTCCGCCCGAGCTCAAGGGCCGCTTCACGGAGCTGGTCCAGAAGGCTGTCACCGACTTCTACGGGGCGAACACGCGTGAGAGCCGCGACTATGGCCGCATCATCAGTTCGCGGCACTTCGAGCGCGTCTCGAAGCTGGCGCAGGACGGGACCGTAGCCTTTGGCGGTGAGCGGGACGCGGACAGTCGCTTCTTCGCGCCCACCGTCATCATCGATGCGCCGCTGTCCAGCCCGCTCATGCAGGAGGAGATTTTCGGGCCCCTGCTGCCGGTGGTGGACTGTCCGAGCATCGACGAGGCCATCCGCTTCGTCCGCGCGAGGCCGAAGCCGCTGGCGCTCTACACCTTCTCCAAGGACGCGGCGGTCAACGAGCGCGTCCTCACGGAGACGTCGAGCGGCGGCGCGGTGGCCAACGATGTATGCGTCCACTTCGCCGCGAAGGGCCTGTCTTTCGGAGGCGTGGGGGAGTCCGGCACCGGCGGCTACCACGGCCAGGCCAGCTTCGACGCCTTCAGCCACCGCAAGGGGGTGGTGAAGCGGCCCTTCCTGCTCGACCTGAAGCTGCGCTACCCGCCCTACACGGGGAAGCTGGGCCTCTTCAAACGCTTCCTGTGACGCGGAGGCCGCGGCCTCCTGGCGGGTGCTCCAGGAGGCCGGCGCCCGCGCGCAGACTCGATTTTCGCCATGCTGCTGGGGAGCAAGGCAGGGAGGCGAGGGGATGGCACCACGCATCGCGCTCCAGGCCTCCGGCGGTGACCGCAGTC contains:
- a CDS encoding acetyl-CoA C-acetyltransferase — protein: MSQEAFIFDAVRTPRGKGRKGALHGTKPITLLTGLVDALKKRHPNLDPQRIDDVVLGVVSPVGEQGADIARTLVLAAGLPETVGGVQLNRFCASGLTAVNMAAQQVRSGWEHLVIAGGVESMSRVPMGSDGGAWAMDPATNFDTYFVPQGISADLIATIEGFTREDVDRYAARSQQLAAQAWAGGYFKNSVVPVVDQNGLTVLDHDELMRPDSTVASLGKLNPSFSVMGEAGGFDAVALQKYHFVERIEHVHTPGNSSGIVDGAALVLIGSEQVGKSLGLTPRARIAAVATSGSDPTIMLTGPIPATQKLLEIAGLSVKDIDLFELNEAFASVVLKYQKDLGIPDEKLNVNGGAIAMGHPLGATGAMILGTMVDELERRKARRAVITLCVGGGMGVATLIERV
- a CDS encoding aldehyde dehydrogenase family protein, whose product is MTQGSSRLAAVPPSFDAKALVEKQRARFETRATLPLAWRREQLQVLERAARKYEAEILAALQSDLSKSPEEAYLTEVGSIYGELKDALKNVKAWMAPRKGAAPLAIQPARVWQYSDPLGVTLIISPWNYPYQLAIAPLIGALAAGCTAVLKPSELSPATSAVLARMLKEAFPEDVVAVVEGGAEESRALLDERWDLIFFTGGPQVGRVVAEAAAKHLTPTVLELGGKSPCIIDKSADLEVTARRIAWGKYLNAGQTCIAPDYVLIPPELKGRFTELVQKAVTDFYGANTRESRDYGRIISSRHFERVSKLAQDGTVAFGGERDADSRFFAPTVIIDAPLSSPLMQEEIFGPLLPVVDCPSIDEAIRFVRARPKPLALYTFSKDAAVNERVLTETSSGGAVANDVCVHFAAKGLSFGGVGESGTGGYHGQASFDAFSHRKGVVKRPFLLDLKLRYPPYTGKLGLFKRFL
- a CDS encoding 3-hydroxyacyl-CoA dehydrogenase NAD-binding domain-containing protein — protein: MSEQNTIRWDKDADGIVVLTLDDPNQSANTMNAAYLKSMRATVDRLVKEKDTVAGVILTSAKKTFFAGGDLKDLLKVRKEDAKQAFELGQEIKAQLRTLETLGKPVVAAINGAALGGGLEIALACHHRIIADVKGAQVGLPEVTLGLLPGGGGVVRTVRMLGIVDALMKVLLQGQRYRPQEAKEAGLVHEVVDSVEALLPAAKAWVKAHPTAQQPWDQKGYKIPGGTPSSPGLAANLPAFPANLRKQLKGANMPAPRAIMATAVESTQVDVDTAFTVESRYFTELVTGQVAKNMIQAFFFDMQHINSGGGRPKGYPQHTAKKVGVLGAGMMGAGIAYVCAKAGIDVVLKDVSLASAEKGKQYSVKLVEKAIQKGKSTKEKGDALLARIHPTTDAADLKGCDLVIEAVFEDVKLKHQVFQEVQDVVAPDAVLGSNTSTLPISVLAEGVKRTEDFVGMHFFSPVDKMPLLELIAGKKTSDATLAKAIDIAVQIGKTPIVVNDSRGFFTSRVIGTFLNEAIAMVGEGISPASVEQAGLQAGYPAAPLQLVDELTLTLPRKIRQETKAAILAEGKPWVEHRSYAVMDAMIDQHQRKGRSTGGGFYDYVDGKRTGLWAGLAQHFTKPGHTIPFEDMKERMLFAEAVDTVRCFDEGVLRSAADANIGSILGIGFPAWTGGVAQFINGYEGRTGNGPRGFIARARELAQRYGAHFEPPASLVEMAERGEFLK